Proteins encoded in a region of the Sphingomonas japonica genome:
- a CDS encoding MBL fold metallo-hydrolase has protein sequence MTRAVRRIGAVLLWLVIAACLAITIVPRFLDRVYYRGAASDHFDGARFFNPDGEDTAGVPGGGSRAGFLMRRATGQGDAPWPGRVEVQPSKPAERVEGDRMVATWIGHASVLVQTQGLNILTDPIWSETAGPLGLGPARTTVPGIAFDDLPPIDLVLVSHNHYDHLDLATLKRLWLRDRPTIVTSLGNDSVIGQAGVRSRALDWGEALAIRPGIGVAVTRNHHWSSRWFADRNRALWSSFVVTLPGGNLFFAGDTGFGDGRWPRQAREAGPIRFAILPIGAFRFTPGQLGTGSHIGPPDAVRVFDRLGQPFALPIHWGTFKLSSEARETPPRMLDLLMRCSGLDPRQFAARAVGQPVEVPKATTANRRLDEQRLASCARSDAVAALP, from the coding sequence ATGACGCGCGCGGTCCGCCGCATCGGTGCAGTGCTGCTGTGGCTGGTGATCGCGGCATGCCTGGCGATCACGATCGTGCCGCGCTTCCTCGACCGGGTCTATTATCGCGGGGCGGCGAGCGACCATTTCGATGGCGCGCGCTTCTTCAATCCCGATGGCGAGGATACCGCAGGCGTGCCCGGCGGTGGCAGCCGCGCCGGGTTCTTGATGCGCCGCGCGACCGGGCAGGGCGACGCCCCCTGGCCGGGCCGCGTGGAGGTGCAGCCGTCAAAGCCTGCCGAGCGGGTCGAGGGCGACCGGATGGTCGCGACCTGGATCGGACATGCCAGCGTGCTGGTGCAGACCCAGGGGCTCAATATCCTCACCGACCCGATCTGGAGCGAAACCGCCGGACCGCTTGGCCTGGGTCCCGCGCGCACCACTGTGCCCGGAATCGCGTTCGACGACCTGCCCCCGATTGATCTCGTCCTGGTCAGCCACAACCATTACGACCATCTCGACCTCGCGACGCTCAAGCGGCTGTGGTTACGTGACCGGCCGACCATCGTCACCAGCCTGGGCAACGACAGCGTGATCGGGCAGGCGGGTGTTCGGTCGCGCGCGCTCGATTGGGGTGAAGCGCTGGCGATACGGCCGGGTATCGGCGTGGCGGTGACGCGCAATCACCATTGGTCGAGCCGCTGGTTCGCCGACCGCAATCGCGCGCTGTGGTCGAGTTTCGTGGTGACGCTGCCCGGCGGCAATTTGTTCTTCGCCGGCGATACCGGGTTCGGCGACGGGCGATGGCCCCGGCAGGCGCGGGAGGCCGGGCCGATACGCTTCGCGATCCTGCCGATCGGCGCGTTCCGCTTCACGCCAGGCCAGCTCGGCACCGGCAGCCATATCGGCCCGCCCGATGCGGTGCGCGTGTTCGACCGGCTCGGTCAGCCCTTCGCGCTGCCGATCCACTGGGGCACTTTCAAGCTGTCGAGCGAAGCCCGCGAAACGCCTCCGCGGATGCTCGACCTGCTGATGCGGTGCAGCGGGCTGGATCCGCGACAATTCGCGGCGCGCGCGGTCGGACAGCCGGTCGAAGTGCCGAAAGCCACGACGGCGAACCGCAGGCTGGACGAACAACGACTGGCAAGCTGCGCGCGATCGGATGCTGTCGCGGCGCTGCCCTGA
- a CDS encoding fumarate hydratase yields the protein MTVTIRTADLIESVADALQFISYYHPMDYIRALGAAYEAEQSPAAKDAIAQILTNSRMCAEGHRPICQDTGIVNVFVEWGMDCRLDDTSRSLQEVIDEGVRRAYLNPENKLRASILADPAFTRRNTRDNTPSVLHVEMVPGNTVSIDVAAKGGGSENKSKFKMMNPSDPIADWVLEMLPQMGAGWCPPGMLGIGIGGTAERAVLLAKQSLMEPIDMGQLKARGPSNDIEALRIEIFDKVNALGIGAQGLGGLSTILDVKIHDFPCHAAGKPVAMIPNCAATRHAHFALDGSGPAYLEAPKLSEWPDVDWKPDKAAMRVDLDTLTPQVVQSWKHGDRLLLNGRMLTGRDAAHKRIRDMLDAGESLPVEFAGRVIYYVGPVDPVGEEVVGPAGPTTATRMDKFTRMMLGQGLLAMVGKAERGADATAAIAEAKSAYLMAVGGAAYLVARAIKGARVVAFEDLGMEAIYEFAVEDFPVTVAVDSAGENVHHLAPLVWREKIAREGLLASV from the coding sequence ATGACCGTCACCATCCGCACCGCCGACCTGATCGAGAGCGTCGCCGACGCGCTCCAGTTCATCAGCTACTATCATCCGATGGACTATATCCGCGCGCTCGGCGCGGCGTACGAGGCCGAGCAATCGCCCGCCGCCAAGGACGCGATCGCGCAGATTTTGACCAATTCGCGGATGTGCGCCGAAGGACACCGCCCGATCTGCCAGGATACCGGGATCGTCAACGTCTTCGTAGAATGGGGCATGGACTGCCGATTGGACGACACGTCGCGCAGCCTGCAAGAGGTGATCGACGAGGGAGTGCGGCGCGCCTATCTGAACCCCGAGAACAAGCTGCGCGCATCGATCCTGGCCGACCCCGCCTTCACGCGGCGCAATACGCGCGACAACACGCCGAGCGTGCTGCATGTCGAGATGGTGCCGGGGAACACCGTGTCGATCGATGTCGCGGCCAAGGGCGGCGGAAGCGAGAACAAGTCCAAGTTCAAGATGATGAACCCGTCCGATCCGATCGCCGACTGGGTGCTCGAGATGTTGCCGCAAATGGGCGCGGGCTGGTGTCCGCCGGGGATGCTCGGCATCGGCATCGGCGGGACTGCCGAGCGCGCGGTGCTGCTGGCCAAGCAGTCGTTGATGGAGCCGATCGACATGGGGCAGCTCAAGGCCCGGGGCCCGTCGAACGATATCGAAGCACTGCGGATCGAGATCTTCGACAAGGTCAACGCGCTGGGTATCGGCGCGCAGGGGCTGGGCGGCCTGTCGACGATCCTCGACGTCAAGATCCATGATTTTCCCTGCCACGCCGCGGGCAAGCCGGTGGCGATGATCCCCAACTGCGCCGCCACGCGCCACGCGCATTTCGCGCTTGACGGATCGGGGCCTGCCTATCTGGAAGCGCCCAAATTGTCCGAATGGCCCGATGTCGACTGGAAGCCGGACAAGGCGGCGATGCGCGTCGATCTCGATACGCTGACGCCCCAGGTCGTTCAGAGCTGGAAGCATGGCGACCGGCTGCTCTTGAACGGCCGGATGCTGACCGGGCGGGATGCCGCGCACAAGCGGATCAGGGACATGCTCGATGCCGGCGAGTCGCTGCCGGTCGAGTTTGCCGGGCGCGTGATCTATTATGTCGGCCCGGTCGATCCGGTCGGCGAGGAGGTGGTCGGTCCCGCCGGCCCGACAACCGCCACCCGCATGGACAAGTTCACGCGGATGATGCTGGGCCAGGGGCTGCTGGCGATGGTCGGCAAGGCCGAGCGCGGAGCGGATGCGACCGCGGCGATCGCCGAGGCCAAGTCCGCCTATCTGATGGCAGTCGGGGGTGCCGCCTATCTGGTCGCGCGGGCGATCAAGGGGGCCAGGGTCGTGGCGTTCGAGGATCTCGGCATGGAAGCGATCTACGAGTTCGCGGTCGAGGATTTTCCGGTGACGGTCGCGGTCGATAGCGCGGGCGAGAATGTTCATCACCTCGCGCCGCTGGTGTGGCGCGAGAAGATCGCACGCGAAGGATTGCTGGCAAGCGTCTGA
- a CDS encoding glutathione S-transferase family protein: MDETTLALFAHPLSSFCQKALTALYENDTPFTFHMLDGSDPVASRFGALWPIGKFPVLTDNDRVVPEATIIIEYLAVHHPGPSLLIPKNADAAVEVRWLDRVFDNYVSIPQQRLVIDAMRGEGQGDPKTVSEAHALLDKSYAWLDRWMDGREWAAGGAFSMADCAAAPSLLYADWSYAIPEHFANLHAYRRRLLARPSYARALDEARPYRHMFPLGAPTDRD; this comes from the coding sequence ATGGATGAAACGACGCTGGCACTCTTTGCGCATCCGCTGTCATCCTTTTGCCAGAAGGCACTCACGGCGCTGTACGAGAACGATACGCCGTTCACGTTTCACATGCTCGACGGCAGCGATCCGGTGGCGAGCAGGTTCGGCGCTTTGTGGCCGATCGGGAAATTTCCTGTCCTGACCGATAACGATCGTGTCGTCCCCGAAGCGACGATCATCATCGAATATCTTGCGGTCCATCATCCCGGCCCAAGCCTGCTGATCCCGAAGAATGCCGATGCTGCGGTCGAGGTGCGGTGGCTGGACCGGGTGTTCGACAATTACGTGTCGATCCCGCAACAGCGGCTCGTCATCGATGCGATGCGCGGAGAGGGGCAGGGCGATCCAAAGACCGTATCCGAAGCACACGCGCTGCTGGACAAAAGCTACGCGTGGCTCGACCGCTGGATGGACGGTCGGGAATGGGCGGCGGGTGGTGCGTTCAGCATGGCCGACTGTGCGGCAGCGCCGTCGTTGCTCTATGCCGACTGGAGCTACGCGATCCCCGAGCACTTCGCGAACCTGCATGCCTATCGCCGCCGCCTGCTCGCGCGGCCGTCCTATGCTCGGGCGCTCGACGAGGCGCGGCCCTATCGCCACATGTTTCCGCTCGGCGCGCCGACCGATCGCGATTGA